One Defluviimonas sp. SAOS-178_SWC DNA window includes the following coding sequences:
- a CDS encoding response regulator, which yields MDGTVLVADDDRTIRTVLTQALTRAGCKVHATSSLVTLMRWVEEGKGDLVISDVVMPDGNGIEALPKIAAERPGLPVIVISAQNTIMTAIQAAEADAYDYLPKPFDLPDLMKRASRALSQKRHATPAVEPAPRGGGDDLPLVGRTPAMQALYRLVARVMNADLPVLITGESGTGKSLVARAIHDFSDRRTMPFVTALAADLQGIDGPSALLARARGGTIVFDEIGDFDLEAQGRIVRMLDALPGNAPRIIATSQQDLSARLESGAFRNDLFYRLGGVTLNVPALRERVEDIPLLAEHFLARAERDGAPARRLSAEATKLIRAYRWPGNVRQLENTLRRLIVTALEPEISKTEVEAALGAAPAESLSVGTAEEGERLSASIERHLRRYFDLHNDSLPPPGLYGRILREMEAPLIEIALEATAGNQAKCADLLGINRNTLRKKITDLDIRVTRRRKLM from the coding sequence ATGGACGGCACCGTTCTCGTCGCCGACGACGACCGCACCATTCGCACGGTCCTGACCCAGGCCCTGACCCGCGCCGGCTGCAAGGTCCACGCGACCTCGTCGCTGGTCACACTGATGCGCTGGGTCGAAGAGGGGAAGGGCGATCTCGTCATCTCGGACGTGGTCATGCCCGACGGTAACGGGATCGAGGCGCTGCCGAAGATCGCCGCGGAACGCCCCGGCCTGCCGGTCATCGTGATCTCGGCGCAGAACACGATCATGACGGCGATCCAGGCGGCCGAGGCCGACGCCTACGACTACCTGCCGAAGCCCTTCGACCTGCCCGACCTGATGAAACGGGCCTCGCGCGCGCTCAGTCAGAAGCGCCATGCGACGCCTGCCGTGGAACCGGCACCGAGAGGGGGCGGGGACGACCTGCCGCTCGTCGGCCGGACCCCGGCGATGCAGGCGCTTTACCGGCTTGTCGCGCGCGTGATGAATGCGGACCTGCCAGTGCTGATCACCGGCGAATCGGGGACCGGCAAGTCACTCGTCGCCCGCGCGATCCACGACTTTTCGGACCGCCGGACCATGCCCTTCGTCACCGCGCTCGCGGCCGATCTTCAAGGGATCGACGGCCCTTCGGCGCTTCTGGCGCGGGCGCGCGGCGGCACCATCGTCTTTGACGAGATCGGCGACTTCGACCTCGAGGCGCAGGGCCGGATCGTTCGTATGCTCGACGCGCTGCCGGGCAACGCGCCCCGGATCATCGCGACCAGCCAGCAGGACTTGTCGGCCCGGCTCGAGTCCGGCGCCTTCCGCAACGACCTCTTCTACCGGCTCGGCGGGGTCACGCTGAACGTGCCCGCCTTGCGCGAACGGGTGGAGGATATTCCGCTTCTGGCCGAGCATTTCCTCGCCCGCGCCGAACGCGACGGCGCCCCGGCGCGGCGGCTGTCGGCCGAGGCGACGAAACTGATCCGCGCCTATCGCTGGCCGGGGAACGTGCGGCAGCTTGAGAACACGCTCCGTCGCCTGATCGTGACCGCGCTCGAACCCGAGATCTCCAAGACCGAGGTCGAGGCAGCACTTGGCGCGGCGCCCGCCGAAAGCCTCAGCGTCGGCACCGCCGAAGAGGGCGAGCGGCTTTCCGCCTCCATCGAGCGCCATCTCCGCCGTTACTTCGATCTGCACAACGACAGCCTGCCGCCGCCGGGGCTTTACGGGCGAATCCTGCGGGAAATGGAGGCGCCGCTGATCGAGATCGCGCTGGAGGCAACGGCCGGAAACCAGGCGAAATGCGCCGATCTTCTCGGCATCAACCGCAATACTTTGCGCAAGAAGATCACCGATCTGGATATCCGCGTGACACGGCGGCGCAAGTTGATGTAA
- the hfq gene encoding RNA chaperone Hfq — translation MAADKQNLQDAFLNHVRKAKVPVTIFLINGVKLQGVITWFDNFCVLLRRDGQSQLVYKHAISTIMPGQPISLYEGED, via the coding sequence ATGGCTGCCGACAAGCAAAATTTGCAAGATGCCTTTCTCAACCATGTCCGCAAGGCCAAGGTTCCGGTGACGATCTTCCTGATCAACGGCGTGAAACTTCAGGGCGTGATCACCTGGTTTGACAACTTCTGTGTGCTCCTGCGCCGCGACGGCCAGTCGCAGCTTGTTTACAAGCACGCGATCTCGACGATCATGCCGGGGCAGCCGATCTCTCTTTATGAGGGCGAAGACTGA
- the hflX gene encoding GTPase HflX → MTDAHTVKDRPTRAFVLHPDLKTGRTRRLPEDALAEAVALASALPDLDVVGGEIVRLPKVQAGMLFGSGKIEEMKHRFAEDGVDLVLVDGPVSPVQQRNLEKEWGVKLLDRTGLILEIFADRARTREGVLQVELAALSYQRTRLVRAWTHLERQRGGLGFVGGPGETQIEADRRAIDDEVVKIRRQLSKVVKTRELHRAARRKVPFPIVALVGYTNAGKSTLFNRMTGAEVLAKDMLFATLDPTMRGVTLPSGKKVILSDTVGFISDLPTQLVAAFRATLEEVLEADLILHVRDISHAETEAQAADVAEILESLGVKEDVPLFEVWNKIDLLPETRREALKVQDARSPGTHAVSALTGEGLPALFDAISAALDEDRHEDTLVLPFAAGRKRAWLHDAGVIQAEREGEEGHHLTVRWTARQKAVFEAL, encoded by the coding sequence CTGACCGACGCGCATACCGTCAAGGACCGCCCGACCCGGGCGTTCGTCCTTCATCCCGACCTGAAAACCGGCCGAACCCGGCGGCTGCCCGAAGACGCCCTGGCCGAGGCCGTGGCGCTCGCCTCCGCACTTCCCGACCTCGACGTCGTCGGCGGAGAGATCGTGCGCCTTCCCAAGGTGCAGGCCGGCATGCTCTTCGGCTCCGGCAAGATCGAGGAGATGAAACACCGGTTCGCGGAGGACGGGGTGGACCTCGTCTTGGTCGACGGTCCGGTCAGCCCGGTGCAGCAGCGCAACCTTGAAAAGGAATGGGGCGTCAAGCTCCTCGACCGGACCGGGCTGATCCTTGAGATCTTTGCCGACCGCGCTCGGACGCGGGAAGGGGTGCTTCAGGTCGAGCTTGCGGCGCTTTCCTACCAGCGCACCCGCCTCGTCCGCGCCTGGACCCACCTTGAGCGCCAGCGTGGCGGCCTCGGCTTTGTCGGCGGTCCCGGCGAGACCCAGATCGAGGCCGACCGCCGCGCCATCGACGACGAGGTGGTGAAGATCCGACGCCAGCTTTCGAAAGTCGTGAAGACGCGCGAGCTTCACCGCGCCGCCCGCCGCAAGGTGCCGTTCCCGATCGTGGCGCTCGTCGGCTACACGAACGCCGGCAAATCGACGCTCTTCAACCGGATGACCGGGGCGGAGGTGCTGGCCAAGGACATGCTTTTCGCCACGCTCGACCCGACGATGCGCGGCGTGACGCTGCCGTCCGGCAAGAAGGTGATCCTGTCCGACACGGTGGGCTTCATCTCCGACCTTCCCACGCAGCTTGTCGCCGCCTTTCGCGCGACGCTGGAAGAGGTGCTGGAGGCCGACCTCATCCTGCATGTCCGCGACATCTCCCATGCCGAAACCGAGGCGCAGGCGGCCGACGTCGCCGAGATCCTCGAAAGCCTCGGCGTGAAAGAGGACGTTCCGCTCTTCGAGGTCTGGAACAAGATCGACCTTCTGCCGGAGACCCGGCGCGAGGCGCTGAAGGTGCAGGACGCCCGCAGCCCCGGTACGCACGCGGTATCGGCCCTTACCGGCGAGGGGTTGCCGGCGCTTTTCGACGCGATCTCCGCCGCGCTGGACGAGGACCGGCACGAGGACACCCTCGTCCTGCCCTTCGCGGCCGGGCGCAAGCGCGCGTGGCTCCACGATGCGGGCGTCATACAGGCCGAGCGCGAGGGCGAGGAGGGCCACCACCTGACCGTCCGCTGGACTGCCCGCCAGAAGGCGGTCTTCGAAGCGCTCTAG
- a CDS encoding sigma-54-dependent transcriptional regulator yields the protein MSDILIVDDERDIRELISDILKDEGFTTRLAANSDECMAEINAEAPALMILDIWLKDSRMDGIDILKTVKRDNPDVPIIIISGHGNIEIAVAAIKQGAYDFIEKPFNIDQLTVVISRAMETSRLRRENASLRRRDVSSSEMIGASPAFRTLKGQLDKVTKSNGRVMLTGQPGSGKEVAARYIHINSNRASGPFVTVSSASIEPERMEEVLFGRETTERGVEKGLLEQAHGGVVYFDEVADMPLGTQSKILRVLTEQQFNRVGGSDKVRVDLRVVSSTTRDLPAEIAAGRFRQELYDRLNVVPVAVPSLEERREDIPELSRHFIEGFNKSQGLPLRPISEEAEALMQTMAWPGNIRQLRNVIERVLILGDHGGPIEARELPGQSEGPAEEGRIVLSGGLATLPLREARELFEREYLLTQINRFGGNISRTATFVGMERSALHRKLKSLGVVTTSKSGARVAHLEDEDEQEEV from the coding sequence ATGAGCGATATTCTGATTGTCGATGACGAACGCGATATCCGGGAACTGATTTCGGACATCCTGAAGGATGAGGGCTTCACGACCCGGCTCGCGGCCAATTCCGACGAATGCATGGCCGAGATCAACGCCGAAGCGCCGGCGCTGATGATCCTCGACATCTGGCTGAAGGACAGCCGGATGGACGGGATCGACATCCTGAAGACTGTGAAGCGCGACAACCCGGACGTTCCGATCATCATCATCTCGGGCCACGGCAATATCGAGATCGCGGTCGCGGCGATCAAGCAGGGCGCCTACGACTTCATCGAGAAGCCCTTCAACATCGACCAGCTCACCGTCGTGATCTCCCGCGCGATGGAGACCTCGCGGCTCCGGCGCGAGAATGCCTCGCTCCGCCGCCGCGACGTGTCCTCGTCGGAGATGATCGGCGCCTCGCCGGCCTTCCGCACGCTGAAAGGCCAGCTCGACAAGGTCACGAAGTCGAACGGGCGGGTGATGCTGACCGGTCAGCCGGGCTCCGGCAAGGAAGTCGCCGCGCGCTACATCCACATCAATTCGAACCGGGCGAGCGGCCCCTTCGTCACCGTCTCCTCGGCCTCGATCGAGCCGGAGCGGATGGAGGAGGTTCTTTTCGGCCGCGAAACCACCGAACGTGGGGTCGAGAAGGGGCTCCTGGAACAGGCGCATGGCGGGGTCGTCTATTTCGACGAGGTCGCCGACATGCCGCTCGGCACCCAATCGAAGATCCTCCGGGTGCTGACCGAACAGCAGTTCAACCGCGTCGGCGGATCCGACAAGGTGCGGGTGGATCTCCGCGTCGTCTCCTCGACCACCCGCGACCTGCCGGCCGAAATCGCCGCGGGCCGCTTCCGGCAGGAACTCTATGATCGGTTGAACGTGGTCCCGGTCGCGGTGCCCTCGCTCGAAGAGCGGCGAGAGGACATTCCCGAACTCTCGCGCCATTTCATCGAAGGGTTCAACAAGAGCCAGGGCTTGCCGCTCCGGCCGATCAGCGAGGAGGCCGAGGCACTGATGCAGACGATGGCCTGGCCCGGCAATATCCGTCAGCTCAGGAACGTCATCGAACGCGTGCTCATCCTCGGTGATCACGGCGGCCCGATCGAGGCCCGCGAACTGCCGGGGCAGAGCGAGGGGCCGGCCGAGGAGGGCCGGATCGTGCTTTCCGGCGGGCTTGCCACCCTGCCGCTCCGCGAGGCGCGCGAGCTTTTCGAGCGCGAATACCTGCTGACCCAGATCAACCGCTTCGGCGGCAATATCAGCCGCACCGCGACCTTCGTCGGCATGGAGCGCTCGGCGCTCCACCGCAAGCTGAAATCGCTCGGCGTCGTGACGACGTCAAAATCCGGCGCCCGCGTCGCCCATCTGGAAGACGAGGACGAACAGGAAGAGGTCTGA
- the trkA gene encoding Trk system potassium transporter TrkA, which yields MKVIICGAGQVGWQIARHLSGEKNDVTIVDNNADLVRRATETLDVQGVAGFASYPDVLERAGARDADMIIAATYSDEVNMVTCQVAHSVFGITRKIARLRAQSYMDAIYSDLYRRDHLPIDVVISPEREVAEAALQRLAAPSTFDTESFMGGRTQLLGVALDEDCPVLNTPLRQLTDLFSTLRAIVVGVRREGRLFAPEPGDQLFAGDQIYVFSHVEDVNRTLDIFGKATKKQERIVIIGGGNVGLAVARALEKRTDRIRAKMIEKNRAQAERAADALERTIVLNGDGMSMELLAEANIDRADAVLAVTDDDKTNILAAVRAKQAGCPMAIALINDPTLVPLMGALDIDAYINPRATTVSSILRHIRHGRVRAIYSIGDAEAEVIEAQVLSTSPIAGRPIRDIEFPEGVLMGALMKGEKVVKPTGDTRVDEGDVIALFCMSGDVPEVERLLQVSIDFF from the coding sequence ATGAAGGTCATCATCTGTGGCGCGGGCCAGGTCGGCTGGCAGATCGCGCGCCATCTCTCGGGCGAGAAGAACGATGTGACCATCGTCGACAACAACGCGGATCTGGTGCGCCGTGCGACCGAGACGCTCGACGTGCAGGGGGTGGCGGGTTTCGCATCCTACCCCGATGTCCTTGAACGCGCCGGCGCCCGCGATGCCGACATGATCATCGCCGCGACCTATTCGGACGAGGTCAACATGGTGACCTGCCAGGTCGCACATTCGGTCTTCGGCATCACCCGCAAGATCGCGCGCCTCCGTGCGCAGTCCTACATGGACGCGATCTATTCCGACCTCTACCGGCGCGACCATCTTCCGATTGACGTGGTGATCAGCCCCGAACGAGAGGTGGCCGAGGCCGCGCTCCAGCGCCTTGCCGCGCCCTCGACCTTCGACACGGAAAGCTTCATGGGCGGACGGACGCAGCTTCTGGGCGTCGCCCTCGACGAGGACTGCCCGGTCCTCAACACGCCGCTGCGCCAGTTGACCGACCTCTTTTCGACGCTGCGCGCCATCGTCGTCGGGGTCCGGCGCGAGGGGCGCCTGTTTGCGCCCGAGCCGGGCGACCAGCTTTTCGCGGGCGACCAGATCTACGTCTTTTCCCATGTCGAGGACGTGAACCGCACACTCGACATCTTCGGCAAGGCGACGAAGAAGCAGGAGCGGATCGTCATCATCGGCGGCGGCAATGTCGGCCTTGCCGTGGCGCGGGCGCTCGAAAAGCGCACCGACCGCATCCGCGCCAAGATGATCGAGAAGAACCGGGCGCAGGCCGAACGCGCGGCGGATGCGCTGGAACGGACCATCGTTCTGAACGGCGACGGGATGAGCATGGAGCTTCTGGCCGAAGCCAATATCGACCGGGCCGACGCCGTCCTTGCCGTGACCGACGACGACAAGACCAACATCCTCGCCGCCGTCCGCGCCAAGCAGGCCGGCTGCCCGATGGCCATCGCGCTGATCAACGATCCGACTCTGGTGCCCTTGATGGGCGCGCTCGACATCGACGCCTATATCAATCCGCGCGCCACGACGGTCTCGTCGATCCTGCGCCATATCCGCCACGGACGGGTGCGCGCGATCTACTCCATCGGCGATGCCGAGGCCGAGGTGATCGAGGCGCAGGTGCTCTCAACCTCGCCCATTGCAGGCCGCCCGATCCGTGACATCGAGTTCCCCGAGGGCGTGCTGATGGGTGCGCTGATGAAAGGCGAAAAGGTGGTGAAACCGACCGGCGACACGCGGGTGGACGAGGGCGACGTGATCGCGCTCTTCTGCATGTCGGGCGACGTGCCGGAGGTCGAGCGGCTTCTCCAGGTCTCGATCGACTTCTTCTGA
- a CDS encoding sensor histidine kinase NtrY-like: MQGLARSASWDRLTRLRRQRRFQNAVTLGLVVLGPILALATFVALGPFGQGANSTSLRLVLLADLVYFLMLGGMVLSRLARMIAARRAKSAGSRLHLRLTGVFAGIALVPTVLVAIFAGLTVNIGLEGWFSDRVRGVVGTSLAAAEAYQDEHRRDLVADAEALAIFINSTRQNTFLVSDGDLRQTLTQGQSQIQRGLREAYVIDGGGEIRARGERSYLFDYERPADAEIARAKAGETVLIEDWANNEFRALVPLPAFADRLLYVSRNVDGHILSLLDETRATVGLYQQLEASRGKVLFEFGLVYIGFALILVLAAIWMGLWFAERLSRPVGRLAGAAQRVGAGDLEVQVIEEEGDDEIAMLGRVFNQMTRQLNSQRQALIETNRTTERRRRLFDSVLSSVTAGVIGLDAEGRIDFVNRAATRLLQLEEATDHSRPLAEAVPEFAGLFDRLREGIGEAAQEEIKLSRAGRLENLLVRMAIRRNADGRLEGYVVAFDDVTDLVSAQRMAAWGDVARRIAHEIKNPLTPIQLSAERIKRKFVRLVGDESESLEQMTDVIVRQTGDLRRIVDEFSKFARMPEPDRRDHDLTKLMRDAVTLQEGSLQGARLVADLPEGPVIAEFDATMISQAITNLIKNAGEATETLSEKGAPNGYAPEVRVSMTADDDLITIRIADNGIGLPEDRARLFEPYVTTREKGTGLGLSIVKKIIEEHGGTLTLSDAEIFEGCAHRGAMAEIRLPRARTGRGQKERAAEPAGGGT, translated from the coding sequence TTGCAGGGCCTGGCGCGCAGCGCATCATGGGACCGGTTGACCCGGCTCCGGCGACAACGCCGGTTCCAGAATGCCGTGACGCTCGGCCTCGTCGTCCTCGGCCCGATCCTGGCGCTTGCCACCTTCGTGGCGCTTGGGCCGTTCGGGCAGGGGGCGAACTCGACCTCCCTCCGGCTCGTCCTTCTGGCCGACCTCGTCTATTTTCTGATGCTGGGCGGCATGGTTCTGTCGCGACTGGCGCGGATGATCGCGGCCCGGCGGGCGAAATCGGCAGGATCGCGGTTACACCTGCGGCTGACGGGTGTCTTCGCCGGCATCGCGCTGGTGCCGACGGTTCTGGTCGCGATCTTTGCCGGGCTTACCGTGAATATCGGCCTTGAGGGCTGGTTCTCGGACCGGGTGCGGGGGGTCGTCGGCACCTCCCTTGCCGCGGCCGAAGCCTATCAGGATGAGCATCGCCGCGATCTGGTCGCGGATGCTGAGGCGCTGGCGATCTTCATCAACAGCACCCGCCAGAATACGTTCCTCGTGTCGGATGGCGACCTTCGGCAGACCCTGACGCAGGGCCAGAGCCAGATCCAGCGCGGCCTGCGCGAAGCCTATGTGATCGACGGCGGCGGCGAGATTCGGGCGCGCGGCGAACGCAGCTACCTTTTCGACTACGAACGGCCCGCGGATGCGGAAATCGCGCGCGCCAAGGCCGGCGAGACGGTGCTGATCGAGGATTGGGCCAACAACGAGTTCCGCGCGCTCGTGCCGCTTCCCGCCTTCGCAGACCGTCTGCTTTATGTGAGCCGCAATGTCGACGGCCACATCCTCAGCCTTCTCGACGAGACGCGCGCCACGGTGGGCCTCTACCAGCAACTCGAAGCGTCGCGCGGCAAGGTCCTGTTCGAATTCGGGCTGGTCTATATAGGCTTCGCGCTCATCCTCGTTCTCGCGGCGATCTGGATGGGACTGTGGTTCGCCGAACGGCTGTCGCGGCCCGTCGGCCGGCTCGCCGGGGCGGCGCAGCGCGTCGGCGCGGGCGATCTGGAAGTGCAGGTGATCGAGGAAGAGGGCGACGACGAGATCGCTATGCTCGGCCGCGTCTTCAACCAGATGACCCGGCAACTCAACAGCCAGCGCCAGGCGCTGATCGAGACGAACCGCACCACCGAACGGCGCCGCAGGCTGTTCGATTCGGTACTCTCCTCGGTCACGGCGGGGGTGATCGGGCTCGATGCCGAGGGGCGCATCGATTTCGTCAACCGCGCCGCCACGCGGCTTCTGCAACTCGAGGAGGCCACCGACCACAGCCGCCCGCTGGCCGAGGCGGTGCCGGAATTCGCCGGGCTGTTCGACCGGCTCCGCGAGGGGATCGGCGAGGCGGCGCAGGAGGAGATCAAGCTGAGCCGGGCTGGGCGGCTCGAAAACCTCCTCGTCCGGATGGCAATCCGCCGCAATGCTGACGGGCGGCTCGAAGGCTACGTGGTCGCGTTCGACGACGTGACCGACCTCGTCTCCGCCCAGAGGATGGCGGCCTGGGGCGACGTTGCGCGCCGGATTGCGCACGAGATCAAGAACCCGCTGACGCCGATCCAGCTTTCGGCCGAGCGGATCAAGCGCAAGTTCGTCCGGCTGGTCGGCGACGAGTCGGAATCGCTCGAACAGATGACCGACGTGATCGTCCGCCAGACCGGCGATCTGAGGCGCATCGTCGATGAGTTCTCCAAGTTCGCCCGGATGCCGGAGCCGGACCGCCGCGACCACGATCTGACGAAGCTCATGCGCGACGCGGTGACGTTGCAAGAGGGATCGTTGCAGGGCGCGCGCCTGGTCGCGGACCTTCCCGAGGGGCCGGTGATCGCGGAATTCGACGCGACGATGATTTCCCAGGCCATCACGAACCTGATCAAGAACGCCGGGGAAGCCACTGAAACGCTTTCGGAAAAAGGCGCGCCAAACGGCTATGCGCCCGAGGTCCGGGTGTCGATGACGGCCGACGACGACCTCATCACGATCCGCATCGCCGATAACGGGATCGGCCTGCCGGAAGACCGGGCGCGGCTCTTCGAACCTTACGTGACCACGCGCGAAAAGGGGACCGGACTCGGCCTCTCCATCGTCAAGAAGATCATCGAGGAACACGGGGGCACGCTGACGCTCAGCGATGCCGAGATTTTTGAAGGATGCGCCCATCGCGGCGCGATGGCCGAGATTCGCCTACCCCGGGCGCGGACCGGTCGTGGACAGAAGGAAAGGGCCGCCGAGCCGGCCGGAGGTGGGACATGA
- a CDS encoding TrkH family potassium uptake protein, giving the protein MRRLLDLPFMVILMGIGALAMLLPAVHALTVSDHAVARAFFYSGMLFLMLSALLGIATAANRSGNPSRSHLLTLLGTFTVLPLMLAVPFAEAVPDTTLYNAWWEMVSSLTTTGASLFEPGRLPPSVHLWRALTGWMGGFFVLVTAVAILAPMNLGGFEVLSGAPAGQGVIAAGQAARGVAPSERLWRHTKTLFPAYAGLTLALWIGLILAGDTALVAACHAMSTLSTSGISPVGGLSGSRSGAWGELVILVFLVFALSRRLYPSGRTLRNTSGLFLDPELRMSLLIVTLVPALLFLRHWVGALEVDEVKDTAAAIRALWGTIFTVLSFLTTTGFESIDWTEARDWSGLATPGLILAGLAVIGGGVATTAGGVKLLRVYALYRHGEREIERLVHPSSVGGAGAQARRLRRQGAQMAWIFFMLFALSIAVTMLALALTGLDFVASTTFAVSALSTTGPLAAVAAEAPLPWSELNGAARAVTAAAMVLGRLETLAIIALLNPDFWRG; this is encoded by the coding sequence ATGCGCCGCCTTCTCGATCTTCCGTTCATGGTGATCCTCATGGGGATCGGGGCGCTGGCGATGCTGCTTCCGGCGGTCCACGCGCTGACGGTCAGCGATCATGCAGTGGCCCGTGCGTTCTTCTATTCCGGGATGCTCTTTCTCATGCTGTCCGCCCTTCTCGGGATCGCGACGGCGGCGAACCGGTCGGGAAATCCCTCGCGCAGTCATCTCCTGACGCTTCTCGGGACCTTCACGGTCCTGCCCCTCATGCTCGCCGTGCCCTTTGCCGAGGCGGTCCCCGACACCACGCTTTACAATGCGTGGTGGGAGATGGTGTCGTCCCTGACCACGACCGGCGCCAGCCTTTTCGAACCGGGCCGCCTGCCGCCTTCGGTCCATCTCTGGCGCGCGCTTACCGGCTGGATGGGCGGGTTCTTCGTCCTTGTGACCGCCGTTGCCATCCTCGCGCCGATGAATCTCGGCGGGTTCGAGGTTCTGAGCGGCGCTCCCGCCGGGCAGGGGGTGATCGCGGCGGGGCAGGCGGCGCGGGGCGTGGCCCCGTCGGAACGGCTCTGGCGTCACACCAAGACCCTGTTTCCGGCCTATGCCGGCCTCACGCTGGCGCTCTGGATCGGTCTCATTCTTGCCGGCGACACGGCCCTTGTCGCTGCATGCCACGCGATGTCGACGCTGTCGACCTCCGGCATTTCGCCCGTGGGTGGGCTCTCCGGCAGCCGATCGGGCGCCTGGGGTGAGTTGGTGATCCTCGTCTTCCTCGTCTTCGCCCTCTCGCGGCGGCTCTATCCGTCCGGGCGCACGCTTCGCAACACGAGCGGCCTCTTTCTCGACCCCGAGCTGCGCATGTCCCTCCTGATCGTAACGCTGGTGCCGGCGCTCCTGTTCCTGCGCCACTGGGTCGGCGCGCTCGAGGTCGATGAGGTCAAGGACACGGCGGCGGCGATACGCGCGCTCTGGGGGACGATTTTCACGGTGCTTTCGTTCCTGACCACGACCGGGTTCGAATCCATCGACTGGACCGAGGCGCGCGACTGGTCGGGACTCGCGACGCCGGGCCTGATCCTTGCGGGTCTCGCGGTGATCGGCGGTGGCGTGGCGACGACGGCGGGGGGCGTGAAGCTTCTGCGGGTCTACGCGCTCTACCGCCACGGGGAACGGGAGATCGAGCGGCTGGTGCATCCGAGTTCCGTCGGCGGCGCTGGCGCCCAGGCCCGACGCCTGAGACGGCAGGGCGCGCAGATGGCGTGGATCTTCTTCATGCTCTTCGCGCTCTCGATCGCGGTGACGATGCTGGCGCTGGCGCTGACCGGGCTCGATTTCGTCGCCTCGACCACCTTCGCCGTCTCGGCGCTCTCGACGACCGGCCCCCTTGCCGCCGTCGCGGCCGAGGCCCCCTTGCCCTGGTCCGAACTGAACGGCGCGGCGCGGGCTGTCACGGCGGCCGCGATGGTGCTCGGGCGGCTGGAAACGCTGGCTATCATCGCGCTTCTCAACCCCGACTTCTGGCGCGGCTGA